In Candidatus Hydrogenedentota bacterium, the sequence GTTGGGGCCTCCGTTGGAGTAATCGTATCGACTGCTCTTTCGGCCCGAAGGGCCAGTGCAGCTCCCAGCCCCGGGCAACGCCCGGGGAATACGGGGGCACCACCTTCCCCGCCCTGAAAGGGCAGCGCAGTGAGCCAGTCCAGCGTTTCCGAAGTTCAACTGCGCTGCCCTTTCAGGGCGTATGAGAAACCCACCGCTCAATCCCTGGGCGTTGCCCAGGGCTGAAAACTGCGTTGGCCCTTCGGGCCGAAGGCGTGCGTTGGCATCCGGTTCTGCTGCCGAATACACGGTCTGCACTACAGAGAAGGCCCAAGGAATCCCGTATCCGGTCTTGGCGTCGCCGCCCGGAAATGAGAACCGCGCAATCGACTCCTATTTGCCGTCATCGTTGCTGATGTAGCTTCAAACCGGATGAGCCAGAATAATGACGGAAAGTGGTGCGAGTTCGCGCGAGAGAACCTCTGAATTGAGCGACAGCAATCCGGATCGCCAGACCCGTATGGCAGATATCTTCGGCCCGATGGGCCAGCGCAGCATAGCGCCGGGCATTGCCATGGGAGGGCTGGCGCAATCTGCCCGGACGGGGGGCGAGGTCTATGCAGCGCCGGGCCGGAGGATTAGTTTGCGTAGAATCCATACGACGGCGAGGCCGTACAGGATACAGAGGGCCACGAGCGGATAGACCAGGGCGGGGAATGCGCGGAGCACGCCCTCGGCGAGGTAGGACTGAAGCCAGCACAGGGGGGCCATGCCGAAGCCGGTGCCGACGAGCACTTTCCAGGTGGGGATGGCGGCGAGGCCGGCGGCGTAGGAAACGAGATCCGAAGAGGTGAAGGGGTTTATCCGGAGAAAGAAGACGATCCAGAGCCCCCGTTTTTCGAGGGCGGGCTGGATGCCGGCGGCGGCGGCGCGCATTTTGTCGCCGAGGCGGCTTGCTCCGAGCATCCGGGCGAGCTGGCAGGCGATCGCGGCGCCGATGAGATTGCCGAGGAGCGAGTAGAGGCCCCCGAGGAAACCGCCGAAGATGACGCCGCCTGGCGCGTAAAGTATCAGGCCGGGCAGGGGCGCGATGAGCACTTCGGCGGTGACGAAGAGGACGTAGGCGAGGGGCGCCCAGGGGCCCCAGCCGTGGAAGAACTCGCGGAGCGCGGCGAGCTTCATTGTGGCCGGGACGCTCGTATCGAGGATTGAGGCCACCAATCCGCCTGTGGCGAAGGAATAGCCGGCCCCGCCCGCGATCGCGAGCGCAGCGAGGACTGCCAGGACGTTGCCGCCCACCGTTAGATCAATTCGTTGGGTACTCATTGGAATCGAAAGTTTCCGGTCCAAATCAATCAATAATCCGGGAGGCGTTCCTCGGACGGCGGGTAGCATAGTGGATCGGGCGCGTCCACTCCAACATTTTTTTACACTTTCGGACGCGCAATTGAGACTGTGGAGCGGCTGATCGCGTTCGCGACGAGGTGCGCTCCCATTCGTCCACACTTCCGTTGCGTGGCGGGCGGGGGATTATCGGGCAATCAGCTCGAGGATGGCTTCTTCCTTTTCCTCCGGGAACTCCAGCACCTGGTCGAGGACGCGCGCCACGCGGGTCGGTTCGGAGGCGACCAGTTCCTTCAGGAGTGACAGTGTCAGGCGCTTGCTGCGGAGGGATGCGCCGGAGAAGTCGGGGAATATCTGGTGGAGGTGGGTGGCGTAGATGTCGAAGATACGGCGTTCGTTGGCTTCCTGCTCATCGCGGGCCTCGCCTGCAAACGGATAGATTTGGTCTTCTCGCCAGCGTGCGAGCGTATCCTGGGCGCGGCGGGCCTCCTGGAGCGCGAAATGCTCTCGGAGTTGTGTGCGGGCGGCGTCCAGCAGCTGCCGCACGTCGGGCGCCAGATCGCCGGCCTGGAGCAGGCCTTCCCGGTCGAGCACGGTTACGTGGCTGGACTTGATGTAGGCGCTGTAGCTGAAGCCGCGAAAATGGAGGCGGGGCAGGGCGTTGTGCCGCATGAAGCCGTGTTCGTCGCAGAGGTAGACGCCGCGCTTGCCGGGGAGATTCCACTCGACGACCTCGAGTTCCGCGGTGACCCGTTCGCCGTTCTGCATCACCATTTCGTCGAGGGTGTAGCGCGCGAAGCCGTGTTCGGCGTTTGCGGGATCGATGACGGTGTTATCGTAGGTGATCCGCACGCCGGGGTACTGGCGGAGGTAGAGGGCGAAGATATCGGTGATTTCCTGGAGGGCCTTGACGCCGAGGAGTACGCCGCATTCCAGCGGCGGATCGAGCATTTCCACCGTCATCCCGGTGTGGGATTCCGGAGCTCCCTTCGGGTTGGAGACCTGAAATTCGCCCAGGCGGCCGGCCGCGCCGGAAATGGAGAACTTGTAACGGTCGCCGGCTTCGGCATAGATCGAATGCCAAGTGACGCGCTGGCCCAGGGTAAACGCGCGGAAGCGGCCTTTGCCGTATTTGCCATGGAGCTCGCGCCGGAGCTCGTGGGTTCGCCCGTTGGGGCGTTTCCAGGAGCCGCCCAGGCTCTGGAACACGAGAATGCCGTCGTCGTAGTGGAGCCCGGTCCCGTTGTCGATGATGTGGATGGCTTCGAGGCCGTCCAGCTCGTTCATCTGGAAGGAGACGTTCACCTCGGTCGCTTCGGCGTCGAGCGCGTTCCAGATCAGTTCGGCTATGGCCGTCATGGGTTTGGTTCGGGCGACGGTCTCCAGATGGTCTTCACGAACTTGAACGGTAATCGTCTTCAAGCGAAGGGATCCTCTTCAGCGCGGGCGCATTGCGCCGGTGTAGCCGCCGCGGGTCACGCCCCACCCGGACGCCCGCGGCCAGAACGCAGGATCATAGCATTCAGGCGCGGGCGGGGACAATTTCACGCGCTGGGCGGGGCCCGGCTCCAGGCGGGCGGCTAGTACTGGGGTACGCCGGGATCGATCTGGGTGGACCAGGCGTGAATACCGCCCGTCAGGTTGCGGACGTTCGTGAAGCCGGCGTGTTGCAGGATGGCCTGGGCGCGGGCGGAGCGCATGCCGTGGTGGCACATGCAGATGACTTCCTTGTCCTTCCAGGCGGCGATTTCCTCCGCGCGCATGGCGATTTCGTCCAGGGGGATGTGGCAAACGCCGCCGAGGTCGGCGATGGCGAGTTCGCTCGCGGTCCGGACGTCCACGATCAGGACATCCTCGCCGCGCTGGCGTTTTCCATTCAGTTCGTCTACGGTGCAGTTTTGCATGGGTACTACCTTCACACTACAGTTTTGTCAGGGTGGCGGCATGGCCAGCGCGCGGGAACCCGCAGGGCGGACAATCCCGCCCGCAGACGCTGTTGCGCCGCGCTACCGGGGCGTCGCGTTCGGATTCGGGCTCGGGAAGCGTGCGCCGGTTTCGGCCTGCCAGGCGTCCAGTTTGGCGCGCAATTCCACCGCCTTTTCGGGGTGATCGCCGGCGAGATCGCGTTGTTCGCCGGGGTCCGTGGCGAGATTATACAACTCGGGGGGACGATCTTCGAAGAATTCGATGAGTTTCCAGTCGCCCTGGCGTATGGCTGCTCCGGGCGTGCCGCCCTGGTTGCCGTAGTGTGGGTAGTGCCAGTAGAGCGTGTCGCGCTCCGGCGCGCCCTGGCCTTTGAGGAGTGGCGTCAGGTCGGCACCGTCCAGATGCTGCTCCGGGCGCGGCGGAAGGCCCGACATGGCGAGCAGGGTGGGGTAGAAGTCGGTGGTCGTGACGGGCGTGTTGATGACCGGGCCGCCGTCCGTGGTTCCGGGCCAGCGGACGAGGAGGGGGGTGCGGATCCCGCCTTCGTAGAGCCAGCCCTTGCCGGCGCGCAGGGGGAGGTTGGAGGTGGGATGTCCCTCGGACGTCGACAGCCCGCCATTGTCCGACAGGAAAACCACGACGGTGTTGCGTTCGAGATCGAGGCGTTTCAGACTTTCGAGCACACGGCCGACGGCCTGGTCCATGGCCTCGACCATGCCGGCGTACACAGCGTGGTTCTGGACGAGGCGCACCTCGCGATCGCCCTCGACGCCCCAGATGGGTCCGGGATCCGGGAGGGCGGCCGCTTTCGCCTCGTACTTCGCCTTCAGGTCCGGCCGGGATTGCAGGGGCGTGTGGACTGAGTAGAGCGAGAGGTAGGCGAGGAATCGCTGGTCGCGGTGGGCCTTGATGAAATCAATGGTCTCTGTCGCCAGGCGATCGGGGAGGTGCTCGCCTTCGGGGCCGTCTTCGAGCTTCGGGTTCTTGTAGGGCGAGAAATAGCCGCCGGGCGGACCGCCCCGGTGGTGGCCCCCTTTGTTGATGTCGAAACCCTGGTCCTCCGGGAGATAGCCTTCGCCGCCCAGATGCCACTTTCCGGCGAAGAAAGTGGCGTAGCCGGCTTCCTTAAGGGCTTCGGCCAGGGTGAATTCTTCCAGGGGGAGATGCTCCACGTAGGGCGCAGGCAGCAGCGGTTTGGTGCGGGTGAGCTTGTGGCTGTCCACGGTTTCCGGCTGGGGCGCGCCGAACCAGTCCGTGGTGGCCATGCGCGCCGGGTATTTGCCGGTCAGGATGCTTGCGCGGGTGGGGCTGCACACGGGGCAGGCGGTGTAGGCCTGGGTGAAGCGGGCGGACGACTTCGCGAGGGTGTCCAGGGCGGGCGTTTCGTAGAAGGAGGAGCCGTAGACGCCGAGATCGGTCCAGCCGAGGTCATCGGCCAGGATGAAGAGATAGTTGAGCTTGTCCGTGGGGGCATCGGCCCGCACGCTGGCGGACCAGCACAGGGCCGTGGCGAGTGCTGCGCCGAGGGGGAGCCGGGCAAATCGGCGAAATATCATGGGATGCCCTTTCCGTGGGTGGCATGCTGCGCGCCCCATGAGACAACAGGCCGAGCGGCGAAGTCAACCGCATTGCACGTGCTGCCGGTGGCGAGTTTGCGCTTGGCGGGACCGGTTTGCTGTGTCATACTACGGAAACGCGGCGCGGCGTCGCGGTGACGAACGGGCTATGAGGCCCGGGCGCAACATCGGAAGGATAATGACATGGCTGACGAGGGCTATAGCGCGGGGCCACCTCCGCTCAATCCATCGGGGAACATGGGGTTCGCCATTACGAGCCTGGTGCTGGGCATCCTGGCGATTTGTCTGAGCGTGCTGGCGGTTGGAGCGCTCCTGGGCATGCTGGGCGTTGTGTTCGGGGCGGTGCACCTGGCGAAGGGGCGCCCCGCCGCGCGCGCCATGGCCGGGTGGGGGCTGGGACTCTCGGCGCTGGGTACGGTGGCGGGACTCTCCTTTATCGGCCTGTACACGTATGCGTTTTTTCAGATTCTGCCGATGTTCGACCTGGATGGCTACGAGGAGGACTTCTCCCGCTGGGAGGGGGTGCGCGCCCCTGATTTCACGGTCACGGATCTCGATGGCGCGGAGGTCACGCTGAGCGCATTGCGGGGGAAGCGGGTAATCGTGGATATCTGGGCGACGTGGTGTCCGCCCTGCGTTCAGGAGATCCCGCATTTTATCCAGCTTGCGAGTGAACTGACGGATGATCTGGTGATCGTCGGCATCAGCGACGAGGACGAGGAGACCTTGCGTGCTTTCGCGGAGACAAAGGGGATCAATTACGTGCTGGCCTCTTCGGATGACCTGCCCTCTCCGTATGGCGACGTGGTGAGCATCCCGACGACTTTTTTTATTGACCGGAACGGGGTAATCCAGCAGGTGCTGACCGGGTATCACGACCTGGAGGACCTGCGGGAGGCCGCCACGGCGCCGGATTTCGATGGGGAGGCGCTCGACGCGCCGCCGGTGGCGCCGGATGACCTGGTGGCCGCGGAACGCCCCCTGGAGCCGCGCCAGGATTGGGCGCGGGAGGTGGCCGATGCGACCGCGATGTGCGTTGGGGACTGGAATGGGGACGGCGCGCCGGAAATCCTGGTGGCGGATTACACGCCCGCGGTTCACATCTTTGATCTGGACGGCCAGGCGCTGGGCACAGTGCCGCTGCCCGAAACGGTATCCGTTCTGTCGATGGGGCGGCATTCCAGCGGCCCCCGCCTGCTGGGCCACGAGGACTGGGGTGACGCGGTCTATGTGGTGGATGGGTCGGGTGAAACGATGTGGACCTACGAGAGCTGGATCGGGATCAATGGCGCGCATTGGGGCGATGTGGATGGCGATAGCGATGACGAGATGATCGTGGGCATGAACGGGGGCGGCGGATTGCATCTGGTCTCCGCGGACGGCGAGAGGCGCTGGAAGAAATCGCTGGGGAACGTCTGGAACCAATCCTATGTGCGATCGCCCGATGGCGCCGTGCGAATACTGGCGACGGAGGCCGGCGGATCGGTCCGGGTGTTTGATGGCGAGGGCAAACAACTTGACTCCCTGCAACCCGAAGGGGAGTACTGTTCGGAAGTCCTCGGGGGGCTCGGGCCCGGCGGGGCGATCCAGTTCATGACCTCCGGTTCGGGGCGCGCGATGCTGTGCGACGTGGATGGGACGGTTCTCTGGGGTACGCCGGTTCCCGACGATCACGGGGCCTGGCGAAGCGTGACCTTCGCGCATGGGGATATCGATGGCGACGGGGTGGGGGAATGGGCCTTTGTCGGCCTGGATGACGAACTCGTGGTTGCGACTGTCGCGGGCGAGCGCCTGGCGACCTTGCCGGGCCAGGAGGACCTCATGAGCTTTGCGATCGCCGCCGGACGCCTGATCACGCTTTCGGGGGAGATCCTGGCCGCGTACTCGTTCGAGCCCGGCGCGGTGTTGGAAGTCTCGCCCGACGGGGCGTTGACCGGCGAAGGAGAGGAGGCCGAAATGGCGGCGCCGGACGCGCCCGAGGAAGTACCCGCGGAGGCGGGGGCCCCGCAGGCCGAGACGCCCGATAATTGACCCTTCCTGCGGGGGCTTGGTACAATACGCACAGATACATAGAAGTCCAGACCTTCGGGGATTGGTGCAATTCCATACCGGCGGTGAGAGCCCGCGAGCGCTTTGGCGCAGACACCGGTGAAATTCCGGGGCCGACGGTTACAGTCCGGATGGGAGAAGGTCGGAACAGGCCGGTCTCGCGTCGTGCGGGCTGGTCCATGGCTGGCAACGCGTCATTTGTCCGCGCGGTCGGCGTGCGCCTGTACACCCGGCGTACTGTTCCGCTCTTCCCTTCCCCGCCGGTCCAGGCCTGCGGGAATTTTAATGCCTTCTGACCGAACGTATATGGATCGGGCCCTCTTGCTTGCCGCGCGGGGCCGGGGCCGCACTTCACCGAACCCGATGGTGGGTTGTGTTGTCGTTTCCGACAATGAGATTGTTGGCGAAGGCTACCACGAGTATGCCGGCGGCCCCCATGCGGAGGTCAACGCGTTTCGCGACATTCCGCGCGAGCGCCGTAAGCGCCTGACGGTCTATGTGACGCTGGAGCCTTGCGCTCACGAGGGCAAGACCCCGCCGTGCGTTGATTTTCTGCTCCAGGAGGACATTGTCCGCGTTGTCATTGCGATGGAGGACCCGAATCCGCTGACCCGCGGGAAGAGTATGGCGAAATTGCGCGAGGCGGGCGTCCAGGTGGACGTGGGTTGCTGCGAGGCGGAGGCGCGGGCGCTGAACGAGGTGTTCGTCAAATACATCACGACGGGGCGGCCCTTTGTTATCGCGAAATGCGGCATGACGCTGGACGGCAAGATCGCCTCTCACACCGGGCACTCCAAGTGGATTACGTGCGAGGCCTCCCGGGAACGTGTGCATGAGATCCGGTCACAGGTAGACGGGATACTGGTCGGCAGCCGCACGGTGATGGTGGACGATCCGAGTTTGACGTGCCGGCTGAGCAACGGCGTTCGAAAGGACCCGACCCGTATTATCCTGGACGCGGGCGCGTACCTCGACAGTAAACGGCGCATATTCCAGTTGACGAGCGAGGCGAAGACCTGGGTGGCGGTGTCGGAGGATCGGGATTACCCGGCGGCCGACGCGGTAATTCGTGTGCCCCGCGGTGACGGCGGGGTCGACATGGCGGCGCTGATGACGGAGCTGGGCCAGCGTGAGATCGCGTCGCTGTTGATCGAAGGCGGGGGCACCACGCTGGCTTCCGCGTTCAGTGCCGGGGTGGTGGACAAGGTGATGTTTTTCGTGGCCCCGAAGATACTGGGGGGCCGCGACGCGATTACGCCGGTGGAGGGTCCCGGATTCAGCACGGTCGATGAAGCGATCCAGCTTGGGCGCATGACGGCGGCGGCCATCGGCGAGGATATTTTGATCGAGGCGTATGTCCGCCCGTAAGGGCGTAGGTGACGGCGGCGCGGGAAGTATCGTTCCCGGGCCGCGGAACAAGAGGCACCCATGTTTACCGGGATTATCGAAGAGATCGGCCACGTGGCCTCGCTGCGCGGCGCCGAACTGGCGATTCGCGCGTCCACGATTGTGGAGGATCTTGCCGAGGGCGACAGCATTGCGGTGAACGGCGCCTGCCTGACCGCGGTGGCCTTCGACAAGACGGAGTTTCGCGTGCAGGTGTCGCCCGAGACCTTTGAAAAGACGACGCTCGGCCGCCTCAAGCCGGGCGAGGGCGTGAACCTGGAACGCGCGATGCTCCCGAGCCGTCGCTTCGGGGGCCACTTTGTCCAGGGGCATGTGGACGGTGTCGGGGAGGTGGTTGGGGTGGAGGATCAGGGCGAATTTCAGCTCTGGCGGTTCCGGGCGCCCCGGGATGTCGCGCGGTACCTGATCCCGAAGGGATCGGTTGCGATTGACGGAATCAGCCTTACGGTCGTTGATCCCGTAGCGGACCGGTTCAGCGTGGCAATCATTCCGGCGACCCTGCGGAAGACGGTGCTGGCGTCGCGGAAGCCGGGCGACCCGGTTAACCTGGAAGCGGACATGATCGGCAAACACATCTACCATTTCATGCACCATGGGAAGAAGGAGCGGATTTCGCTCGACTTCCTGCGCGAGCACGGATTCGCCAAGGAGGCCTGAGTGCCCACATCGATACCTGAAATACTCGCGGAATTGCGGGCGGGCCGCCAGATCATCCTGGTGGACGACGAGGACCGGGAAAACGAGGGGGATCTTGTTTGCGCGGCGGAGAAGGTGACCCCCGAGCACGTCAATTTCATGGCGCGTTTCGGGCGCGGGCTGATCTGCATGCCGATGACGGGCGAGGCGCTGGAGCGGCTTGATTTGCCGCCGATGACCCGCCGGAATACGGCGCCGCTGAATACGGCGTTTCATGTGTCCTTCGAGGCGGCCCGGGGGGTGACGACGGGCATCAGCGCGGCGGATCGTGCCCACAGTATCCAGGTCGCCTGCGATCCGCAGAGCGGCGCGGAGGATCTGGTGCGCCCGGGTCACGTGTTTCCCTTGCGCGCGCGGGAGGGGGGCGTGCTGGTGCGCGCGGGCCAGACCGAGGGATCGATTGATCTGATGCGCTTGGCCGGGATGCGCCCCGCAGCGGTCATCTGCGAGATTATGAGCGAGGATGGCACGATGGCGCGCATGCCGGAGCTGGAGGTGTTCGCGCGCGAGCATGGCCTGAAGATCTGCACGATTCAGGACATCATCAAGTACCGGCGGGCCCACGAGACGCTGGTTACCCGCGCGGCGGAGACGATGCTTCCGACCGAGTTCGGGACTTTCAAGCTGGTGGTTTATGAGACGGACGTGGACGACCGCGAACATTTGGCGCTGGTGATGGGCGATGTGTCGGCCAGCGAGGGCGAGGCGCCGCTGGTCCGCGTGCACTCGGAATGTCTCACCGGAGACGTGCTCCACTCGCTCCGCTGCGATTGTGGCGAGCAATTGCACCGCGCCATGAGCATCATCGCCGAGGAAGGCTGCGGCGCGATTGTTTACATGCGCCAGGAAGGGCGGGGCATCGGGCTGGTGAACAAGATCAAGGCCTACCAGCTGCAGGATCAGGGGATGGACACGGTGGAGGCCAATATCCACCTGGGTTTTGATCCGGATCCCCGGGAGTATGGCTTGGGCGCGCAGATCCTGACCGACCTGGGCATTACGCGCATGCGGCTGTTGACGAACAACCCGGTCAAGCGGGCGGGCCTGGAGGGGTACGGCCTGGAGGTTGTGGGGCGGGTTCCGCTCCAGATACCGGCGAACAAAATCAATGAGCGATATTTGAACACGAAACGTGAGAAAATGGGGCACCTGCTGTAGCTGGCCGCAACCGGGCGGCGCACGGGGGCTTTCGAGCACCCTGGAAAGGAAGGAAGACAATGAGTGAACAGGAAGAGCATCACGGGCTGGTGTCGATTCACGCGTGCGGCAACGACGAGGAGGCGAATATTGTAATCTCGTTTCTGGCGCAGAACGGGATCACGGCCCAGCTTCAAACCGATCTGCCCCACAACGTGCTTCCCGTCAGCGGGGATTGCGAGGTGTATGTCCACGAGGACGACGCGGAAGAGGCGCTCCGGCTTATCCGAGAGCAACTGAAGCGTACGGAAGGGGAGACCGCCGAATAACGGCGGACGGAGAAGGAGCACAGTATGCCCAGGATTATTGAGGGTCACTTCCATGTGACCGGAAAGAAGGTGGCGCTGGTGGTGGGCCGGTTTAACGCGTTCATCACGCAACACTTGCTGGACGGGGCCGTGGACACGCTGGTGCGCCATGGCGTCGACAGCGACAGCATAACGGCGGTGTGGGCTCCGGGGGCCTTCGAGATTCCGCTTGTGGTGAAGAAGGTGGCGGCCACGGGCAAGTTTGACGCCGTGATCGCGCTTGGCTGCGTGATCCGGGGCGGCACGCCCCATTTCGACTACGTGGCCGGCGAGGCCGCGAAGGGCATTGGCCAGCTTTCGCTCCAGTGCGATATTCCGATTCTTTTCGGCGTGCTGACCACGGACAGCATCGAGCAGGCGATCGAGCGCGCCGGTACAAAGGCG encodes:
- a CDS encoding TVP38/TMEM64 family protein, producing the protein MSTQRIDLTVGGNVLAVLAALAIAGGAGYSFATGGLVASILDTSVPATMKLAALREFFHGWGPWAPLAYVLFVTAEVLIAPLPGLILYAPGGVIFGGFLGGLYSLLGNLIGAAIACQLARMLGASRLGDKMRAAAAGIQPALEKRGLWIVFFLRINPFTSSDLVSYAAGLAAIPTWKVLVGTGFGMAPLCWLQSYLAEGVLRAFPALVYPLVALCILYGLAVVWILRKLILRPGAA
- a CDS encoding ATP-binding protein, whose product is MKTITVQVREDHLETVARTKPMTAIAELIWNALDAEATEVNVSFQMNELDGLEAIHIIDNGTGLHYDDGILVFQSLGGSWKRPNGRTHELRRELHGKYGKGRFRAFTLGQRVTWHSIYAEAGDRYKFSISGAAGRLGEFQVSNPKGAPESHTGMTVEMLDPPLECGVLLGVKALQEITDIFALYLRQYPGVRITYDNTVIDPANAEHGFARYTLDEMVMQNGERVTAELEVVEWNLPGKRGVYLCDEHGFMRHNALPRLHFRGFSYSAYIKSSHVTVLDREGLLQAGDLAPDVRQLLDAARTQLREHFALQEARRAQDTLARWREDQIYPFAGEARDEQEANERRIFDIYATHLHQIFPDFSGASLRSKRLTLSLLKELVASEPTRVARVLDQVLEFPEEKEEAILELIAR
- a CDS encoding sulfatase; this translates as MIFRRFARLPLGAALATALCWSASVRADAPTDKLNYLFILADDLGWTDLGVYGSSFYETPALDTLAKSSARFTQAYTACPVCSPTRASILTGKYPARMATTDWFGAPQPETVDSHKLTRTKPLLPAPYVEHLPLEEFTLAEALKEAGYATFFAGKWHLGGEGYLPEDQGFDINKGGHHRGGPPGGYFSPYKNPKLEDGPEGEHLPDRLATETIDFIKAHRDQRFLAYLSLYSVHTPLQSRPDLKAKYEAKAAALPDPGPIWGVEGDREVRLVQNHAVYAGMVEAMDQAVGRVLESLKRLDLERNTVVVFLSDNGGLSTSEGHPTSNLPLRAGKGWLYEGGIRTPLLVRWPGTTDGGPVINTPVTTTDFYPTLLAMSGLPPRPEQHLDGADLTPLLKGQGAPERDTLYWHYPHYGNQGGTPGAAIRQGDWKLIEFFEDRPPELYNLATDPGEQRDLAGDHPEKAVELRAKLDAWQAETGARFPSPNPNATPR
- a CDS encoding redoxin domain-containing protein; the encoded protein is MADEGYSAGPPPLNPSGNMGFAITSLVLGILAICLSVLAVGALLGMLGVVFGAVHLAKGRPAARAMAGWGLGLSALGTVAGLSFIGLYTYAFFQILPMFDLDGYEEDFSRWEGVRAPDFTVTDLDGAEVTLSALRGKRVIVDIWATWCPPCVQEIPHFIQLASELTDDLVIVGISDEDEETLRAFAETKGINYVLASSDDLPSPYGDVVSIPTTFFIDRNGVIQQVLTGYHDLEDLREAATAPDFDGEALDAPPVAPDDLVAAERPLEPRQDWAREVADATAMCVGDWNGDGAPEILVADYTPAVHIFDLDGQALGTVPLPETVSVLSMGRHSSGPRLLGHEDWGDAVYVVDGSGETMWTYESWIGINGAHWGDVDGDSDDEMIVGMNGGGGLHLVSADGERRWKKSLGNVWNQSYVRSPDGAVRILATEAGGSVRVFDGEGKQLDSLQPEGEYCSEVLGGLGPGGAIQFMTSGSGRAMLCDVDGTVLWGTPVPDDHGAWRSVTFAHGDIDGDGVGEWAFVGLDDELVVATVAGERLATLPGQEDLMSFAIAAGRLITLSGEILAAYSFEPGAVLEVSPDGALTGEGEEAEMAAPDAPEEVPAEAGAPQAETPDN
- the ribD gene encoding bifunctional diaminohydroxyphosphoribosylaminopyrimidine deaminase/5-amino-6-(5-phosphoribosylamino)uracil reductase RibD, which gives rise to MPSDRTYMDRALLLAARGRGRTSPNPMVGCVVVSDNEIVGEGYHEYAGGPHAEVNAFRDIPRERRKRLTVYVTLEPCAHEGKTPPCVDFLLQEDIVRVVIAMEDPNPLTRGKSMAKLREAGVQVDVGCCEAEARALNEVFVKYITTGRPFVIAKCGMTLDGKIASHTGHSKWITCEASRERVHEIRSQVDGILVGSRTVMVDDPSLTCRLSNGVRKDPTRIILDAGAYLDSKRRIFQLTSEAKTWVAVSEDRDYPAADAVIRVPRGDGGVDMAALMTELGQREIASLLIEGGGTTLASAFSAGVVDKVMFFVAPKILGGRDAITPVEGPGFSTVDEAIQLGRMTAAAIGEDILIEAYVRP
- a CDS encoding riboflavin synthase, with translation MFTGIIEEIGHVASLRGAELAIRASTIVEDLAEGDSIAVNGACLTAVAFDKTEFRVQVSPETFEKTTLGRLKPGEGVNLERAMLPSRRFGGHFVQGHVDGVGEVVGVEDQGEFQLWRFRAPRDVARYLIPKGSVAIDGISLTVVDPVADRFSVAIIPATLRKTVLASRKPGDPVNLEADMIGKHIYHFMHHGKKERISLDFLREHGFAKEA
- a CDS encoding bifunctional 3,4-dihydroxy-2-butanone-4-phosphate synthase/GTP cyclohydrolase II — translated: MPTSIPEILAELRAGRQIILVDDEDRENEGDLVCAAEKVTPEHVNFMARFGRGLICMPMTGEALERLDLPPMTRRNTAPLNTAFHVSFEAARGVTTGISAADRAHSIQVACDPQSGAEDLVRPGHVFPLRAREGGVLVRAGQTEGSIDLMRLAGMRPAAVICEIMSEDGTMARMPELEVFAREHGLKICTIQDIIKYRRAHETLVTRAAETMLPTEFGTFKLVVYETDVDDREHLALVMGDVSASEGEAPLVRVHSECLTGDVLHSLRCDCGEQLHRAMSIIAEEGCGAIVYMRQEGRGIGLVNKIKAYQLQDQGMDTVEANIHLGFDPDPREYGLGAQILTDLGITRMRLLTNNPVKRAGLEGYGLEVVGRVPLQIPANKINERYLNTKREKMGHLL
- a CDS encoding DUF2007 domain-containing protein, with translation MSEQEEHHGLVSIHACGNDEEANIVISFLAQNGITAQLQTDLPHNVLPVSGDCEVYVHEDDAEEALRLIREQLKRTEGETAE
- the ribE gene encoding 6,7-dimethyl-8-ribityllumazine synthase; protein product: MPRIIEGHFHVTGKKVALVVGRFNAFITQHLLDGAVDTLVRHGVDSDSITAVWAPGAFEIPLVVKKVAATGKFDAVIALGCVIRGGTPHFDYVAGEAAKGIGQLSLQCDIPILFGVLTTDSIEQAIERAGTKAGNKGADAAMAALEMMSLMEQLERA